A genome region from Anastrepha obliqua isolate idAnaObli1 chromosome 4, idAnaObli1_1.0, whole genome shotgun sequence includes the following:
- the LOC129246460 gene encoding alkyldihydroxyacetonephosphate synthase → MCTKNESTSPLTASSRGSNSDGECENNNCSSKYNKGSKPVDTAAATVLMDQRFSQQVESVFPQKRQDVLKWYGWGYKDSQFYADNGIIGFKGDKYPLEGCTLPYFTDWVYSKFNLRVSDKTPFPKMPTEFPTPTLNAPFMRDLQATKLVCSQSGEDRLIRCHGQTLHDIYHLWRNEFKRIPDIVVWPRSHADVAQLVTLAHKYNVVIIPYGGGTSVSGSITCPQAEKRMICVLDTSQMNRMLWLNKANLTVCFEAGIVGQDLERELRKLGLTVGHEPDSYEFSTLGGWVATRASGMKKNVYGNIEDLVVRVRMVIATGGVLERECMAPRVSCGPDFNHVVMGSEGTLGVVTEVVLKVRPLPPVKRYGSLAFLDFESGVQFMREVARRRCQPASVRLMDNEQFILGQTLKPVKGWLASLLDGLKKSYVTKWKGLDLTKMCAATLLFEGEEGDVQRQEALIYEIAKQFKGFPAGSQNGERGYILTFVIAYIRDFALNQQIVAESFETSVPWDRCSILCRNVKRRVEAECHSRGVKHFLISCRVTQTYDVGACVYFYFGFKHTGITDPVATFEEIETSARDEILASGGSLSHHHGVGKIRGKWYEKTVSSAGSELYVAAKRQLDPKNIFAAGNLLLEEKWRAESQKREEVVAPQETSAASSSLLKAKL, encoded by the exons ATGTGTACAAAAAATGAAAGTACCAGCCCGCTGACAGCCTCCAGCCGTGGGAGCAACAGTGACGGTGAATGCGAAAACAACAACTGTAGCAGTAAATACAACAAAGGCAGCAAGCCGGTTGATACGGCCGCCGCCACTGTATTGATGGATCAGCGTTTCTCCCAGCAAGTGGAGAGTGTGTTTCCACAAAAGCG TCAGGATGTGCTAAAATGGTACGGTTGGGGTTATAAAGATTCGCAGTTCTACGCGGACAATGGCATCATTGGCTTCAAGGGCGACAA ATACCCTCTTGAAGGTTGCACCCTGCCCTACTTCACCGACTGGGTTTATAGTAAATTCAACTTGCGCGTCAGCGACAAAACACCCTTCCCGAAAATGCCTACCGAGTTTCCGACACCCACCTTAAATGCGCCTTTCATGCGTGATCTACAAGCGACCAAGCTCGTGTGCTCACAGTCTGGAGAGGATCGGCTGATACGCTGTCACGGCCAGACACTACACGATATCTATCACCTTTGGCGCAATGAGTTCAAACGCATACCCGATATTGTTGTTTGGCCACGCAGCCACGCTGATGTTGCGCAGTTAGTGACGCTCGCGCATAAATACAATGTGGTTATTATACCATACGGCGGTGGTACTTCAGTCTCTGGCTCCATTACTTGCCCCCAAGCGGAGAAACGTATGATCTGCGTATTGGATACATCGCAGATGAATCGCATGTTGTGGTTGAATAAAGCCAATTTGACCGTGTGCTTTGAGGCGGGCATTGTGGGTCAGGACTTGGAGCGGGAATTGCGTAAGCTGGGCTTGACTGTTGGCCATGAACCGGATAGCTATGAGTTCTCAACACTTGGTGGTTGGGTGGCAACACGGGCCTCTGGCATGAAGAAGAATGTTTACGGAAATATAGAGGATTTGGTGGTGCGCGTGCGCATGGTTATCGCTACTGGTGGTGTACTAGAGCGCGAGTGCATGGCGCCGCGTGTATCCTGCGGGCCGGATTTCAATCATGTAGTTATGGGATCTGAGGGCACACTTGGTGTTGTGACTGAGGTGGTGCTGAAAGTGCGTCCACTGCCACCGGTTAAACGTTACGGCTCACTAGCCTTTCTCGATTTCGAGAGCGGCGTACAATTTATGCGAGAAGTAGCGCGTCGACGTTGCCAACCGGCGTCAGTGCGTTTAATGGACAACGAGCAATTTATTTTGGGCCAAACTCTAAAGCCAGTAAAAGGTTGGCTGGCCAGTTTGCTGGACGGCTTGAAGAAGTCTTACGTTACGAAGTGGAAGGGACTGGATTTGACAAAAATGTGCGCGGCAACGTTGTTGTTTGAGGGTGAAGAGGGAGACGTGCAACGGCAGGAGGCACTCATTTATGAAATTGCTAAGCAGTTCAAAGGATTTCCGGCAGGTAGTCAAAACGGCGAACGTGGCTACATACTGACCTTTGTCATTGCGTACATAAGG GATTTTGCATTGAATCAGCAAATCGTTGCTGAATCTTTTGAGACATCTGTGCCCTGGGATCGCTGCAGTATATTGTGTCGCAATGTGAAGCGCCGTGTAGAAGCG GAATGTCACTCACGTGGCGTGAAGCACTTTCTTATATCTTGCCGTGTCACGCAGACCTACGATGTTGGCGCCTGTGTTTACTTCTATTTCGGCTTCAAACATACCGGTATAACTGATCCTGTTGCGACATTCGAAGAGATTGAAACGAGTGCGCGTGATGAGATTCTTGCCTCGGGTGGCTCGCTCTCCCATCACCATGGTGTTGGAAAAATACGTGGTAAATGGTATGAGAAGACCGTCTCGAGCGCCGGCAGTGAGCTGTATGTGGCGGCGAAAAGGCAACTAGATCCGAAGAATATTTTCGCAGCGGGAAATTTGCTACTTGAGGAAAAATGGCGAGCAGAAAGCCAAAAGAGGGAAGAAGTAGTGGCGCCACAAGAAACTAGCGCCGCGTCGAGTTCATTACTAAAGGCGAAACTTTAA
- the LOC129246462 gene encoding DNA polymerase interacting tetratricopeptide repeat-containing, protein of 47 kDa isoform X1, which produces MNLYCWITRISVGLISTRFLTVIHMHSDFLNTFQNMTDEQLAMNKTWTDEERLALAAKLDEELDAFIDSLEKKRYEEGWPEDRWQEEMDKHPFFMKKAPQPGDEVHPMFEGLQKLKYDPEENTAEELALNYKEDGNFYMKHKKFRTAIYSFTEGLKAKCDKPEVKSVLYNNRSAAHFFIKNYRSALSDAQRALEYNIDYTKARWRAAQCAFYLNKLELCSQLCEEMLDRDENTKEARDLLKKSKTKKLEIERDLRKEAAETKNRLGRLQRLFDALQLRSIKFDDQKKNMPITEELLHPKFLPLEDHPVHLDDDNETLIWPAAFSYPEFLFSDFQQELPENAMMEDCVNALFKEPLPCDKSNRYRSGNINVYYENRKVGCVHKVDLNKTINEILNEKGFFVTGGSLLFYIVPKNSRVEQEFVNQQRRPLIYA; this is translated from the exons ATGAATTTGTATTGTTGGATTACTCGAATTTCAGTGGGACTTATCAGCACTCGGTTTTTAACagtaatt caCATGCATAGTGATTTTCTAAACACTTTTCAAAATATGACTGATGAGCAATTGGCAATGAATAAAACATGGACAGACGAGGAGCGTTTGGCTTTGGCCGCAAAATTAGATGAAGAGCTAGACGCATTCATCGACAGTTTAGAAAAGAAACGATATGAAGAAGGTTGGCCGGAAGATCGTTGGCAAGAA gaaATGGATAAACATCCATTCTTCATGAAGAAAGCTCCACAGCCTGGTGACGAAGTGCATCCAATGTTCGAAGGGCTGCAGAAATTAAAATACGACCCGGAAGAGAACACTGCTGAGGAGCTTGCTCTTAATTATAAAGAAGAtggtaatttttatatgaaacatAAAAAGTTTCGCACTGCAATATATAGCTTTACTGAGGGTTTAAAAGCTAAATGTGATAAACCGGAAGTGAAGTCAGTGCTGTATAATAATCGTTCAGCAGCGCATTTCTTTATCAAGAATTATCG ATCAGCACTTAGTGATGCTCAACGCGCTCTCGAATACAATATTGATTATACAAAAGCTCGTTGGCGTGCCGCTCAATGTGCCttttatttgaacaaattagaattGTGTTCCCAATTGTGTGAAGAAATGCTAGACCGAGACGAAAACACCAAAGAAGCCAGAGATTtgttaaagaaaagtaaaacgAAAAAG TTGGAAATTGAACGTGATCTACGCAAAGAAGCTGCGGAAACAAAGAACCGTCTTGGGCGATTACAACGCTTGTTTGATGCGTTACAATTACGATCCATTAAATTCGATGATCAGAAGAAAAATATGCCCATCACAGAAGAGTTGCTGCATCCGAAATTCTTACCTTTAGAAGATCATCCAGTGCATTTAGACGATGACAATGAGACTCTAATATGGCCAGCAGCTTTTTCTTATCCAGAATTTTTATTTAGCGATTTTCAACAAGAACTGCCGGAGAATGCAAT GATGGAAGATTGCGTAAACGCTTTATTCAAGGAGCCATTACCATGCGACAAATCTAATAGATATCGTTCTGGTAATATAAACGTCTACTATGAGAATCGTAAAGTGGGTTGTGTGCATAAAGTTGATTTAAATAAGACCATTAACGAAATTTTGAATGAGAAGGG GTTCTTTGTCACTGGTGGTTCGCTGTTGTTTTATATTGTGCCGAAAAACTCACGGGTCGAACAAGAGTTCGTTAATCAGCAGAGGAGACCATTGATATATGCGTAA
- the LOC129246462 gene encoding DNA polymerase interacting tetratricopeptide repeat-containing, protein of 47 kDa isoform X2 → MHSDFLNTFQNMTDEQLAMNKTWTDEERLALAAKLDEELDAFIDSLEKKRYEEGWPEDRWQEEMDKHPFFMKKAPQPGDEVHPMFEGLQKLKYDPEENTAEELALNYKEDGNFYMKHKKFRTAIYSFTEGLKAKCDKPEVKSVLYNNRSAAHFFIKNYRSALSDAQRALEYNIDYTKARWRAAQCAFYLNKLELCSQLCEEMLDRDENTKEARDLLKKSKTKKLEIERDLRKEAAETKNRLGRLQRLFDALQLRSIKFDDQKKNMPITEELLHPKFLPLEDHPVHLDDDNETLIWPAAFSYPEFLFSDFQQELPENAMMEDCVNALFKEPLPCDKSNRYRSGNINVYYENRKVGCVHKVDLNKTINEILNEKGFFVTGGSLLFYIVPKNSRVEQEFVNQQRRPLIYA, encoded by the exons ATGCATAGTGATTTTCTAAACACTTTTCAAAATATGACTGATGAGCAATTGGCAATGAATAAAACATGGACAGACGAGGAGCGTTTGGCTTTGGCCGCAAAATTAGATGAAGAGCTAGACGCATTCATCGACAGTTTAGAAAAGAAACGATATGAAGAAGGTTGGCCGGAAGATCGTTGGCAAGAA gaaATGGATAAACATCCATTCTTCATGAAGAAAGCTCCACAGCCTGGTGACGAAGTGCATCCAATGTTCGAAGGGCTGCAGAAATTAAAATACGACCCGGAAGAGAACACTGCTGAGGAGCTTGCTCTTAATTATAAAGAAGAtggtaatttttatatgaaacatAAAAAGTTTCGCACTGCAATATATAGCTTTACTGAGGGTTTAAAAGCTAAATGTGATAAACCGGAAGTGAAGTCAGTGCTGTATAATAATCGTTCAGCAGCGCATTTCTTTATCAAGAATTATCG ATCAGCACTTAGTGATGCTCAACGCGCTCTCGAATACAATATTGATTATACAAAAGCTCGTTGGCGTGCCGCTCAATGTGCCttttatttgaacaaattagaattGTGTTCCCAATTGTGTGAAGAAATGCTAGACCGAGACGAAAACACCAAAGAAGCCAGAGATTtgttaaagaaaagtaaaacgAAAAAG TTGGAAATTGAACGTGATCTACGCAAAGAAGCTGCGGAAACAAAGAACCGTCTTGGGCGATTACAACGCTTGTTTGATGCGTTACAATTACGATCCATTAAATTCGATGATCAGAAGAAAAATATGCCCATCACAGAAGAGTTGCTGCATCCGAAATTCTTACCTTTAGAAGATCATCCAGTGCATTTAGACGATGACAATGAGACTCTAATATGGCCAGCAGCTTTTTCTTATCCAGAATTTTTATTTAGCGATTTTCAACAAGAACTGCCGGAGAATGCAAT GATGGAAGATTGCGTAAACGCTTTATTCAAGGAGCCATTACCATGCGACAAATCTAATAGATATCGTTCTGGTAATATAAACGTCTACTATGAGAATCGTAAAGTGGGTTGTGTGCATAAAGTTGATTTAAATAAGACCATTAACGAAATTTTGAATGAGAAGGG GTTCTTTGTCACTGGTGGTTCGCTGTTGTTTTATATTGTGCCGAAAAACTCACGGGTCGAACAAGAGTTCGTTAATCAGCAGAGGAGACCATTGATATATGCGTAA
- the LOC129246353 gene encoding uncharacterized protein LOC129246353 yields the protein MAKVGWVFFVNLVLQIIFVKSYGPYFKMTKIECRDVNKSLVLVNVCRLKAVKRDITEATVRVLLLKPVDNCNIHVELLRKYNSYQPFFINNTFDVCAFLKTRKNSVYFDILFKLIENYTNANHTCPYEGEFIVEKFRPLHNNLILPIPSGDYCIKFSFYTSDTLLIQLNVWFSFNELEKWNISQKKKGEVKTFVDSMTF from the exons ATGGCCAAGGTAGGCTGGGTGTTCTTCGTGAACCtcgttttacaaattatttttgtcaAAAGC TACGGCCCTTATTTCAAAATGACGAAAATTGAATGCAGAGATGTCAATAAAAGTTTAGTCCTCGTGAATGTTTGCCGACTCAAAGCAGTAAAACGAGACATCACTGAGGCGACAGTTCGTGTGCTGCTACTGAAACCAGTGGATAACTGCAAT ATACATGTTGAGCTTCTGCGCAAATACAACTCCTATCAACCTTTTTTTATCAACAATACCTTTGATGTTTGCGCATTCCTTAAAACCCGTAAAAACTCTGTCTATTTCGATATATTATTCAAATTGATAGAGAACTACACGAATGCGAATCATACGTGCCCTTATGAG GGTGAATTTATCGTCGAGAAATTCAGGCCGCTACATAATAATTTGATCTTACCAATTCCCTCTGGTGATTACTgcattaaatttagtttttatacatCAGATACTTTACTTATTCAATTGAATGTGTGGTTTAGCTTCAACGAGCTGGAAAAATGGAATATATCCCAGAAAAAGAAAGGCGAAGTGAAAACTTTTGTCGACTCTATGACATTTTAA